The Blastocatellia bacterium region CCGACGTGGCGTCCAGAACGCCCACGTCACATTTTTCTCCCTACGGAGGATGCTATGAAGGACGTCATACCCAAGGAATTTCTCGATCTCTTTGAGAAGCGAGCGTTCGCCTGTCTGGCGACGGTGCTTCCGAGCGGATCCCCTCAGGTGACGCCCGTATGGTGTGACTTCGACGGCGCCTGTGTGCTTGTCAACTCGGCGCGGGGCCGGGTGAAAGATCGGAACATCCGGCGCGATCCCCGCGTGTCGCTCGTCATCCTCGATCCCGACAATCCCTATCGCTATCTGGGGATTCAGGGGCGCGTCGTCGAGATCACTGAAGAAGGAGCCGACGCTCATATTGATCGGCTGGCCAAGAAATATCTCGGTGTGGATCGGTACCCCTATCGCCAGCCGGGCGAAGTGCGCGTGATCTACAAGATCAAGCCGGACCGCGTCTGGACGCTCGGATGAAAGATTGTCAGATGGACCGCCGCTCGGTATAATAAACCTGTCATTGATCCTCATCACTGATTCCGCCAGTGCTCGCTGCGGGGATTCCAGGCGGAAGAAACCGGGAGCGACTCTGGAGAATCGGTGTGCCAACCATGTCCTGATGGCTCATGGGGTATCCCGGTCGGGCTGCCACCAACGCCGTCAGGCCGGGCGCGAGGGATCAGATGATACGATTTCGTGCGAAGGAGAGGCTATGAAATACCGATACCCAGATTACATGCAGGATTATGATCGTGAGGAACGGCGCTCGCGTACACCGCGACGGTCGGGCGATGTCCCCACACCGGCACTGCTCGCTGTGAGAGAGGTCTTTCGCTGCGCTCTGTGCGGTGCCTATGTGCGATCCGAGATGGGAATCACCGAGGACAGTGAGTGCCCCAAGTGCGGAGCGGACCTTCATACCTGCAAAAATTGCGTCCATTTTGATCCCGGCAGCCACTTCGAGTGCACCGAACCGATCCCGGAACGCATCCCCCGAAAAGACCTGCGTAACCATTGCGAGTTTTTTGAGCCGCGCAAGGTAGTGGAGCGCGAGACCTCGGCGTCGCTGTCCAATATCCGGGATCCCCGGGCTGCATTCGATCAACTCTTCAAGAAGTAACCGGAAAAGGCGACGTCGCTCGTTTCTGCAAAAATCAACGATGCGGGTCTTGATCGTTGAAGATGAGAAAAAGATGGCGGCCACCCTCAAACGAGGGCTCGAGGAAGAAGGCTACGCTGTTGATTGCGCTGCTGATGGGGAAGAGGGGCTCTACTACGGAACGGAAAATCTCTACGACATCATCATCCTCGACATTCTCTTGCCGCTGCGAGACGGTATTGATGTCTGTCGTGAACTTCGCCGTCGGGGGGTGAAGTGTCCGATCCTCATGCTGACGGCGCGCGATACGGTGGATGTCAAGGTGAAGGCTCTTGATAGCGGCGCCGATGATTACCTGACCAAACCGTTCGCCTTCGCCGAGCTTCTCGCCCGCCTTCGGGCGTTGCAGCGGCGGAGTAAATATGAGCCGGATTTACGGCTGCAGGTGGGCGATTTAATTCTCGATCCACTGACCCGGCGCGTCACCCGTGCGGGCAAGGAGATCACGCTCACACCCAAGGAATATGCGTTGTTGGAATGTCTCATGCGCCATCCCAATCAGGTCCTTTCCCGTACGATCCTGGCCGAGAGCGCCTGGGGCGAAACCTATGATGCGCTCACCAACGTCATTGACGTTTACATCAATTACCTGCGAAACAAGATTGATCGTGGATTTGAACCCAAGCTCATCCACACGGTGCGCGGCATGGGCTACGTCATGAGAACGCCGGAGCCTTCGGGGGAAGCGGCGCGGTGACCGGGGGTCGGCCTCAGGACGACGCCCCTGACGGCGCCGAGGCGCGCCGCGCCAACCGTTCCGCTCGACGACGGTCGGCTTCCTCCCATCTCTTCCGTTCCTCTTCGGTTTCAATGAGCAGCGGGGGCGCCGGCGTTGGCCGTCCATCCCGATTGAGGGCCACATAAACGAAATAGGCGGTCACCGTCGTTCGTTGTTCGCCCGTCAGAACATCCTCGGCCACAACTTGAACTTCCACTTCCATCGAGGTGCGCCACACGCGGGTCAGGCGCGCCCGGACATGGACCAGCTCGCCCACGTGGACGGGCGCGAGGAATTGAATGGAGTCAACGGCGGCGGTCGCCGTCGGTCGTCGCGCATGGCGGGAAGCTACAATACCTCCGGCCTCATCCATCATCTTCATGATCCAACCGCCATGAACGTTGCCGAGCGGATTGGCATGCTCAACCTGCGTCATCTGCGCGAGCACCACTTCGCTGTCTCTCACACGTTTCCCCTTCATGCTGCCCTCATCGTCACGCCAGTCGCTACGCTCCTCTGCCATCGGTCCTCCTTTCCCATTTGTTGAATCATCCCCTTCTTCACTCGGCTCTGGCCAGGATGGGGATGATTTCGGTTTGAACATCGCTCGGCGAGACGAGAACGTCCGTTTCGCCGACGTAGACGTCCACCTCGCTACGGATGCCGAACCGGCCCTCCAGGTAAATTCCCGGTTCGATGGAAAAGCACGTTCGCGGAATGATGGTTCGATTGTCTCGCGTCTCCAGGTTATCCATGTTGGCTCCGTTGCCGTGAACGTCTTCGCCGATGGAGTGACCCGTCCGGTGCAGAAAGAACTGTCCGTAGCCGGCGTCAACGATCACCTTCCGGCAGGCCTCATCCACCTCCCATCCATGAAGCGGGCGACCAGCTGAGACGGCCTCCCGCACCAATTCGATCGCTCGATCGCGAGCCCGTCGGACGATGTCGAAGACGGAGCAATAGGGCTCGGGCACCTGTTGGCCGACAAATCCCGTCCAGGTGATGTCAACGTAGACGGACCGGGGGCGATCTTTCTGCTTGGCCCAGAGATCAATGAGGACGAAGTCACCCGAGCGGATACGTTCGGACGTCTCCTCGGTCGGCGTGTAGTGGGGATTGGCCGAGTGAGCATTGACGGCCACGATGGGAGGATGATCCGCTACGAGTCCATAGTGGTTAAAGCGCGAGACAATGAAGCGTTGAACATCCAGCTCGTTGGTTTCTCCCTCCTCACGAACACGCCGGGCAATTTCGGCGAACGTCTCATCAACGATCCGTCGCATGAGCGGAGCCGCCCACAGATGCGATGCCAACTGATCGTCGGTCCAGGTGGCCTCGAACTGTTGGACGAGGTCCGCCGAGGAAACGATCTCGCAGCCAAAACTCCGAACGAGTTCGACCGTTCCCGCATCCACACGGGAGACATACGGGATGTCATTCTGAGGCGAGTACTGCATGGCGATGCGTTTCCGCCCCGCCAGCGTGTGTTTCAAACGGTCGTGGAGTTCCTGCCAGGGCAGGTAGATGAGCTTTTCCCCCGGCAGCGAATCGAGGAAATCTCGTTCGATGGCATGAACGATCTTGGTGGGAGTGCCCGAGGAAGGGATGAAGTAAAACCATCGCCGCGTTCCTAACCGTTCTTGATCGAGCCCCAGGATGCGGTAGGCCATCGGATCTGATTGACGAAAGTCGTAGAAAAGCCATCCGTCGAGTCCGGCTTTTGCCACCGCCTTCTGAATATCTGCAATAGACGCACGTTGATTCATTCCGCTTCTCCTCTCTGTTTTCACTACTGTCGCGCAAACTTTCCCGCCTGCGATTTTCTTTCGCCGCCCGGAAAGGCTGCGCTACACTGATAGTGCATCCCCCCTGCTGGAGTCAATGGAAGCGGGTCGTTTCCTGGGGGAAAGGGCATTCGGATCGGAGGCAGCACTCATCGCACCGGGGTGCGCGGGGCCGACATACATCGCGTCCGAGCCGGATGAGGTTGATATGCGCGGAATAACATTTTTCGGCGGGGATGAGGCGCCCGAGGATCTCATGAGCCCGCTCATCGGAGCAGTTCTCGGGGATCCAGCCGAGTCGTCGCGTCACGCGCAGGATATGGGTATCGGCGGGGAAGACCGGACGCTGACACGAAAAGAGCAATAC contains the following coding sequences:
- a CDS encoding acyl-CoA thioesterase, whose translation is MAEERSDWRDDEGSMKGKRVRDSEVVLAQMTQVEHANPLGNVHGGWIMKMMDEAGGIVASRHARRPTATAAVDSIQFLAPVHVGELVHVRARLTRVWRTSMEVEVQVVAEDVLTGEQRTTVTAYFVYVALNRDGRPTPAPPLLIETEEERKRWEEADRRRAERLARRASAPSGASS
- a CDS encoding M24 family metallopeptidase, with translation MNQRASIADIQKAVAKAGLDGWLFYDFRQSDPMAYRILGLDQERLGTRRWFYFIPSSGTPTKIVHAIERDFLDSLPGEKLIYLPWQELHDRLKHTLAGRKRIAMQYSPQNDIPYVSRVDAGTVELVRSFGCEIVSSADLVQQFEATWTDDQLASHLWAAPLMRRIVDETFAEIARRVREEGETNELDVQRFIVSRFNHYGLVADHPPIVAVNAHSANPHYTPTEETSERIRSGDFVLIDLWAKQKDRPRSVYVDITWTGFVGQQVPEPYCSVFDIVRRARDRAIELVREAVSAGRPLHGWEVDEACRKVIVDAGYGQFFLHRTGHSIGEDVHGNGANMDNLETRDNRTIIPRTCFSIEPGIYLEGRFGIRSEVDVYVGETDVLVSPSDVQTEIIPILARAE
- a CDS encoding response regulator transcription factor, yielding MRVLIVEDEKKMAATLKRGLEEEGYAVDCAADGEEGLYYGTENLYDIIILDILLPLRDGIDVCRELRRRGVKCPILMLTARDTVDVKVKALDSGADDYLTKPFAFAELLARLRALQRRSKYEPDLRLQVGDLILDPLTRRVTRAGKEITLTPKEYALLECLMRHPNQVLSRTILAESAWGETYDALTNVIDVYINYLRNKIDRGFEPKLIHTVRGMGYVMRTPEPSGEAAR
- a CDS encoding PPOX class F420-dependent oxidoreductase — protein: MKDVIPKEFLDLFEKRAFACLATVLPSGSPQVTPVWCDFDGACVLVNSARGRVKDRNIRRDPRVSLVILDPDNPYRYLGIQGRVVEITEEGADAHIDRLAKKYLGVDRYPYRQPGEVRVIYKIKPDRVWTLG